Genomic window (Pyrus communis chromosome 13, drPyrComm1.1, whole genome shotgun sequence):
tggcccgatgtcctcgtcggcacacacgcggccatgGTTAGGCTCAATTCGGGATCCTAGTAAACATTCCgtgtcggggtgtgtcattgtaACTCTAGCAACTGACTAAGAAAATTGctaatgagatttttttttaaagtgagaTTCTTTGCTGCTTTATGTTTTTGTGCTAATTTTTgtgccaatattataaaatattgatagTGAGTCTATAGAGATTTCCACTTTTTAGAGAGTCCACTTATCATTTCTCACCGACTAATATAAACTTATCAAACATGCATGAGACACACACTATAATTCTCAATTAATATACTTACATGTCAATTGAGCACGTGAAAAATGTGCATCATTATCTgcttaaaaatcataaaatatctaagaaaattgttattgacattttaaaaatatcattttgcattccaaactttatataattagaaagaaaaatatatttatgaggaatgtagaatgaaaattttaaagtgttaataatAGTTCTCGATATCTAATCATATTAAGAAATGCAATCAACCCAAAATCTCACTTTCCattgaaatcaaattttcaaaaacgTTAAAAAACCATGGGTCCATTGGCAAataagagaaaattttcattatgatTGAAACACGAGTGGTACATTACGTGTTCTCATATATGCGGTgggaaattatattttttaagttattaactttttaacacacatatccacCATTTGTTTAGTGACACATGGTGTACCATCCGTGttccggtcacactgaaaaatcccTCGACAAATCAGAATTCAAAGCTCCCTTGCATGAGTGCTCTCCCTACGCAAAACCTTCTCACTTCACCAAGTATACATGCAAGTGCAGCAAGAcaacgagaaattttttattatgttcgGAACACATATAACACATCACGTTTCTttatataagtgaagaaaaatcttatttttaagttgttaattttttggtgcaCACTAagagctggtttggtattgctgtgctttgaaaaaaagctatttctgctgtgctgtgagaataagcagctgtgaaataaatcagcagagtgtttggtaaacttttttgtaaaagtgcttttggaaaaaaaaaaacagtattatagtgtttggtaaacttttatgtaaaacaaatgtgaaaaaagccggtttttcaaagttgggttttgcagcttcttgtttttggctttttttcacccaaaatagtgaaaaaaagctgaaactaaatatttatcaaacacaaaaacaactcttaatttttttttataccaatttttttcaaaatcatttcagtACCAAATCAGGCCTAGAACATATCTCTAAAGACAAGAAACCCACTAAATTCAAGAAACCCActaaattcaagaaacaaaaccaCCTTGAGTCTTTCCCCAGCGCATTTTAGCAAAAGCCACACAGGACCCACTAACCTGCACCGCTTAGCCTGCGCCGTCGTCTACCCCTATAAAATCCAACTCGGGGACATCCATCTTCCATGCACCAACCGAACACAATGAgaagaaatatataatattaattttatttttttatcatttttttaaaataacagAAAACTATAAAtgtaaaagtacaaaaaaaaaagacccataaaataattaaaatctctctctctctctctctgtttgttTCTCTCTCCTCATAGCATCTCTAGCagagaaaaaggaaaacgaAGAGAGAGAGCGCCATGGTTTCAACGAGGCGAAGTGGATCTCTCTCCGGAAACAACAGCAAACGATCGTCGTCTTCCGAGGACAAGCCCCCGTCGCCGAAACGACAGAAGGTTCTTCGTTGTTGGAAAAATCggatttttgttcttttctttggGGGGGAGGGTCAAAGATTGGGTTTTTGGGGGGTGGTGGTggaattttgagatttagggttttgattggGTTCGTTTTCGCAGGCGGATAATGGAAGTGCTTCGGAGAAAGCCACTCCCGGGGTGGAGAATTCGAAGGAGCTGTGTACGCCTCCGCCGGCGGCGGCTGCCGATCCCGGAGAATGTGGTCCCGACTATTCTCCGCCCGCCGGAGACGGCGTGACTTCTGGAAAGACCGAAGCTACTGCGCCAGATGTGGCGGTGGCGGCGCCGATCGCGGAAGGTGGGTTCTTGGCGCGCCGACTTTTCATTTCTGTGCTtgtaatttgtgaattttgggttttgagcTACTGTTTTTCTTGAATTTGGGTTGTGGGGTTCGGGTTCTGGTTGAAATTTGAAGTCTTGGAAATGTTGGTTTGGTGGTTTATGAAGGGTCTTCGCCGGTGGTGGAAAAGCAGCCGAGGAGTTCACTCTCCTATAGTTTCTATCAGAAGCAGAGTCCGAGTTTCGATACGCCTTGGTGCAAGCTTTTGTCACAGTCTGCACTGGTAAttcttgtttatatttttttaactataTTACGAAGTTGAATAATTTGAGCTTCTTGGCTGATTTTCGACTGAACTACTCTTTTGGTGTTTTgcttcggttttttttttttcttttttttttgtttttgttattgtgGCGCATTTTAATCCTCTTTGTTTTCAACTgcagaatgtaaatatttcTATTACCGCAATGACTTTCACAATTGGTGCAGACAGACAGTGCAATTTTGCTCTGAGGGGTCACACCATTAGTGGGATTCTGTGCAAGATCAAGCGCACACAGGTATACTTTGAGAACCCTGCGTATAATATTCTGTTGGTACTTTGGTGCATCTGCGCCCAGAGGCATGCAGACGGCAGAAGCTTTCATAGCTGTTACTAAATTGTGATCAGACTATTTTTGTGGAACTGAGATATGGAGCGACCTACTTGGGTGTTGTTGggtgttttttatatttttgactTCATTAAAATGTGTATGTGACCTCTCGTTGTTTCTGATCAGCGCGATATCGGTGCTGTAGCAATTCTTGAAAATATGGGAAGCAAGGGATCAGTGCAAGTAAATGGGACAAATGTCAAGAAAGGCAACAGTTGTGCGCTTAACCCGGGTGATGAAGTTGTCTTTGGTTCGGTGGGCAACCATGCTTATGTATCCTTCTCTTTCCTGGGTTGCTTACTTatctgttccttttttttttttttttttttttttttatattctaaACTTAACTTCTTGCGTCACTTTCACTCACTTTTATAACTTACTAGGCCTGTATAAGTTTGTGTCTATATGAATACTTTCCTTAAATTTTATCACCATAGATTTTTCAGCTACTGCTGACTGAGGCTGCAGTTAAGGGTGCAGAGGTTCAAGGCAGTATTGGAAAATTTTTGCATCTTGAAAGGAGGGCAGGAGATCCTTCAGCTGTGGCTGGGGCTTCCATACTGGCTTCTCTTAGCGCGAGGGCAGAACAATCGCGATGGAAGTCCACAGCTCAGACCACCAGTAAAGTTCACCCGGGTGCTGAGGTACCAGCTCAGTCTATCATTGAAGATGGTACAGAAGTTGAGCTTGATGGCCTAGAAAGCAGCTCAACTCCAGACAGAGCCACTGACAAAGCTGAAGATATCGGAGCAATAGACAAGATTCTTACTCCAGACTGCAACCCCGATTCTAGCATAGAGGCAGGCAATGTAAAACTCTCTgggatgaatgatttgctaagGCCTTTATTGAGGATGTTAGCTCGATCACCTAGTTATAAACTAAAATTGAGCAAAGGTATCTGTAAACAGGTATTGGAAGAAAGAAATGAGTGGATGAGGGATTCGCAATCAGCATCAACATCAGGCATGTCTCTTCGCTGTGTTGCATTTAAAGAAGGCCTTCATGCAGGAATTCTTGATGGCAAAAGCATAGATGTCTCCTTTGATAACTTCCCATACTATTTGAGGtattacttttttcttttgataaacaagacttgtttgtttatttattagaATGGCCGTGTAATATCTGCTTTGTGAATGAATCGTTTCTTTTGTTCTTCTGAAAGAACAATCATAATTTTGTACTCTCTTAGGTATTCATCCCCATTTATCTTTACATCTATAAATTAGAATCTAGATATGAATATGTGAATCTACCTCTCTCTTTTGGCGGTACTTTGCTTTCTGTTCCCAACTATTTCTTTTATCATCTAATGATTTATAACGCTCAAAGTTCTCTTATACTTGGACAGATTTGTAGGGATGTGAATCAGCTAAGTGGATCATATTGAATAAAAACAATGTGGttcttttctttgtcaattttttttggttgacacTGCAAAATGTGAACCCAATTTTTTGGTTCACTCTCTAGTCATGCTTTTATGTGTTACGTAGCTTCAGTGTATGATTTTCGTTAGTGGTTTGGTAATTATGAAAATGATACTTCTTAAGTGATATAGTTACTATTCTGACATGCCTTTTCGTTTGCTATTGATTATTACACCGTGTGATTGTTAAATTCAAAGATGTACTTGTCATTGAGTTCATGTTGTTCTCTTATTTCAGTGAGAATACGAAGAAAGTTTTGATTGCAGCCTCATTTATACACTTGAAACATAAAGAGCATGTGAAGTATACCTCAGAGCTTACAGCTGTGAACCCTCGCATTTTGCTCTCTGGTCCTTCAGGTGTGGatataacaaattaaatttaaaataaggcATTTATGATACATAGGATTTGTTCCCACAATTGAGAATGTTTGTTCCTTTTCTAGGGTCTGAGATATATCAGGAGATGTTGGCAAAGGCTCTTGCGCAGTATTTTGGGGCTAAGTTGCTCATATTTGATAGCCACTCTTTTTTGGGTGTAAGATAAACAAAACCTCCTTGACATTCACTCAACTTCTTCTTTGTAGTATACTTCCATCTTCTTGTGGTATGGAGACTaatttaatcattttgtttttgttccatGGCGTATAAATTGTAATACTTTTGCTCTTCGTCTTACCAATATTCTATTTTTGAcatctattttttgtttattatacTTTCCGTAGCTAATTAGTGGGAATTATCAATAACAAATGTTCAATAGGGTTTATCATTAAGGGAAGCTGAGCTGCTCAAGGATGGATTGAATGCAGAAACACTCTGCAGCTTGACCAAACAAAGTCCTGCACTGCCAGACTTGGCTAAGAACACTGATCTGTCAGCTTCTGAAACAGAGGCACCGGGATCGTCAAATGCACCTTTGAATGACATGGAATCCCAACCAAAGATGGAGACTGACACCCTACCCTCTTCCTCAGGGACATCGAAGAATTACTTGTTTAAAATAGGTTTGCCACTTTGCAGGACTTTCAGTTgctctttttcaatttaaaagtttgccttttttctaattttgttttaaaatttatttgtatATAATTTGGCGTGATTTCTTATAAACTACAATGTGCAGGTGACAGAGTAAGATTTATTGCTTCATCTTCTGTTGCCTTGTATACTACATCATCTTCTTCACGGTATATTTCTTATAAACAGTTCAGTAGGGCTgtttttttatccttttatttAACTGATGCTTTTGTCTTCTGATGATATGCATTGATTAGAACTGAACTCGATTCCTCTATCTATAAATTTCCTACTGTACTGATGTAATGTTTAAGTTTGAGCTGTATATCACACAATTTTGATTAAGAGTAGATTCATCTACCAGTTGTTTAATTGATCTGATCCCTGCAATTTTGAAACCGTTTGGTCTGTATCCTGTTGTTTTTTTACTGTAAGAGATGCATAAAACTTATAGTGTATgatgaattttgggttttgttcctTGGGATATTGGTATTCTCTTATATCAGTTGGTTGTTACTTTTTTTGGAATATTTACTGTTAATAATAGTGGAATGTAAATTTGTAACGTATACTGATATCACTATTTCTTCTCTATGTAGTTATGTAAGCTTCTAACATGCATTTACATGGAGCATCAGTTACAACTGAGTATACTATTGTATCATGTTATCAGAGTGTAAACTTTGGTTGTCCCTATTATAAAGGCGGTCCACCTATGATATTGCACTAATGCTGGTACAAATGCTATGCCACTGGTTATGCAGGGGCCCTGTGAGCGGAATGCGCGGAGAGGTTGTGCTGCTTTTTGAGGAAAATCCTTTTTCAAAAGTCGGTGTAAAGTTTGATAAACCAATACCTGATGGTGTTGATCTGGGGGGTCTATGTAAAGGCAATGGGTACTTCTGCAATGGTATGTATTTGCAGTTGTAGACAGTTTTTTCCTTctttaagtcaacacacttgCACACATATATATTCGAAACCTTGCTTATCCCCTCTTCTTGTAGTCTCTGAACTTCGATTGGAAACCCCGGGCGCAGAAGATTTGGACAAATTACTTATCAACACATTGTTTGAGGTGGCATATCTTCCATTCCATCATAGAcggattttccttttttcttttg
Coding sequences:
- the LOC137712665 gene encoding uncharacterized protein isoform X1, giving the protein MVSTRRSGSLSGNNSKRSSSSEDKPPSPKRQKADNGSASEKATPGVENSKELCTPPPAAAADPGECGPDYSPPAGDGVTSGKTEATAPDVAVAAPIAEGSSPVVEKQPRSSLSYSFYQKQSPSFDTPWCKLLSQSALNVNISITAMTFTIGADRQCNFALRGHTISGILCKIKRTQRDIGAVAILENMGSKGSVQVNGTNVKKGNSCALNPGDEVVFGSVGNHAYIFQLLLTEAAVKGAEVQGSIGKFLHLERRAGDPSAVAGASILASLSARAEQSRWKSTAQTTSKVHPGAEVPAQSIIEDGTEVELDGLESSSTPDRATDKAEDIGAIDKILTPDCNPDSSIEAGNVKLSGMNDLLRPLLRMLARSPSYKLKLSKGICKQVLEERNEWMRDSQSASTSGMSLRCVAFKEGLHAGILDGKSIDVSFDNFPYYLSENTKKVLIAASFIHLKHKEHVKYTSELTAVNPRILLSGPSGSEIYQEMLAKALAQYFGAKLLIFDSHSFLGGLSLREAELLKDGLNAETLCSLTKQSPALPDLAKNTDLSASETEAPGSSNAPLNDMESQPKMETDTLPSSSGTSKNYLFKIGDRVRFIASSSVALYTTSSSSRGPVSGMRGEVVLLFEENPFSKVGVKFDKPIPDGVDLGGLCKGNGYFCNVSELRLETPGAEDLDKLLINTLFEAVLSESRNSPFILFMKDAEKSLVGNSDSFSTFRARLDKLPDNVVVIGSHTQTDSRKEKSHPGGLLFTKFGSNQTALLDLAFPDSFGRLHERGKEVPKATKLLTKLFPNKVTIHMPQDEALLTSWKQQLDRDVETLKMKGNLNHLRTVLGRCGLECEGLETLCIKDQTLTNESSDKVVGWALNHHLMQNPEADPETKVVLSAESIQYGLEILQALQNETKSLKSLKDVVTENEFEKRLLADVIPPSDIGVTFDDIGALENVKDTLKELVMLPLQRPELFCKGQLTKPCKGILLFGPPGTGKTMLAKAVATEAGANFINISMSSITSKWFGEGEKYVKAVFSLASKIAPSVVFVDEVDSMLGRRENPGEHEAMRKMKNEFMVNWDGLRTKEAERVLVLAATNRPFDLDEAVIRRLPRRLMVNLPDAPNRAKILKVILAKEDLSPTVDFDAIASMTDGYSGSDLKNLCVTAAHRPIKEILEKEKKEHAVAVAEGKPVPSLSGSADIRPLNMDDFKDAHERVCASVSSESVNMTELVQWNELYGEGGSRRKKALSYFM
- the LOC137712665 gene encoding uncharacterized protein isoform X2, with amino-acid sequence MVSTRRSGSLSGNNSKRSSSSEDKPPSPKRQKADNGSASEKATPGVENSKELCTPPPAAAADPGECGPDYSPPAGDGVTSGKTEATAPDVAVAAPIAEGSSPVVEKQPRSSLSYSFYQKQSPSFDTPWCKLLSQSALNVNISITAMTFTIGADRQCNFALRGHTISGILCKIKRTQRDIGAVAILENMGSKGSVQVNGTNVKKGNSCALNPGDEVVFGSVGNHAYIFQLLLTEAAVKGAEVQGSIGKFLHLERRAGDPSAVAGASILASLSARAEQSRWKSTAQTTSKVHPGAEVPAQSIIEDGTEVELDGLESSSTPDRATDKAEDIGAIDKILTPDCNPDSSIEAGNVLEERNEWMRDSQSASTSGMSLRCVAFKEGLHAGILDGKSIDVSFDNFPYYLSENTKKVLIAASFIHLKHKEHVKYTSELTAVNPRILLSGPSGSEIYQEMLAKALAQYFGAKLLIFDSHSFLGGLSLREAELLKDGLNAETLCSLTKQSPALPDLAKNTDLSASETEAPGSSNAPLNDMESQPKMETDTLPSSSGTSKNYLFKIGDRVRFIASSSVALYTTSSSSRGPVSGMRGEVVLLFEENPFSKVGVKFDKPIPDGVDLGGLCKGNGYFCNVSELRLETPGAEDLDKLLINTLFEAVLSESRNSPFILFMKDAEKSLVGNSDSFSTFRARLDKLPDNVVVIGSHTQTDSRKEKSHPGGLLFTKFGSNQTALLDLAFPDSFGRLHERGKEVPKATKLLTKLFPNKVTIHMPQDEALLTSWKQQLDRDVETLKMKGNLNHLRTVLGRCGLECEGLETLCIKDQTLTNESSDKVVGWALNHHLMQNPEADPETKVVLSAESIQYGLEILQALQNETKSLKSLKDVVTENEFEKRLLADVIPPSDIGVTFDDIGALENVKDTLKELVMLPLQRPELFCKGQLTKPCKGILLFGPPGTGKTMLAKAVATEAGANFINISMSSITSKWFGEGEKYVKAVFSLASKIAPSVVFVDEVDSMLGRRENPGEHEAMRKMKNEFMVNWDGLRTKEAERVLVLAATNRPFDLDEAVIRRLPRRLMVNLPDAPNRAKILKVILAKEDLSPTVDFDAIASMTDGYSGSDLKNLCVTAAHRPIKEILEKEKKEHAVAVAEGKPVPSLSGSADIRPLNMDDFKDAHERVCASVSSESVNMTELVQWNELYGEGGSRRKKALSYFM
- the LOC137712665 gene encoding uncharacterized protein isoform X3; this encodes MVSTRRSGSLSGNNSKRSSSSEDKPPSPKRQKADNGSASEKATPGVENSKELCTPPPAAAADPGECGPDYSPPAGDGVTSGKTEATAPDVAVAAPIAEGSSPVVEKQPRSSLSYSFYQKQSPSFDTPWCKLLSQSALNVNISITAMTFTIGADRQCNFALRGHTISGILCKIKRTQRDIGAVAILENMGSKGSVQVNGTNVKKGNSCALNPGDEVVFGSVGNHAYIFQLLLTEAAVKGAEVQGSIGKFLHLERRAGDPSAVAGASILASLSARAEQSRWKSTAQTTSKVHPGAEVPAQSIIEDGTEVELDGLESSSTPDRATDKAEDIGAIDKILTPDCNPDSSIEVLEERNEWMRDSQSASTSGMSLRCVAFKEGLHAGILDGKSIDVSFDNFPYYLSENTKKVLIAASFIHLKHKEHVKYTSELTAVNPRILLSGPSGSEIYQEMLAKALAQYFGAKLLIFDSHSFLGGLSLREAELLKDGLNAETLCSLTKQSPALPDLAKNTDLSASETEAPGSSNAPLNDMESQPKMETDTLPSSSGTSKNYLFKIGDRVRFIASSSVALYTTSSSSRGPVSGMRGEVVLLFEENPFSKVGVKFDKPIPDGVDLGGLCKGNGYFCNVSELRLETPGAEDLDKLLINTLFEAVLSESRNSPFILFMKDAEKSLVGNSDSFSTFRARLDKLPDNVVVIGSHTQTDSRKEKSHPGGLLFTKFGSNQTALLDLAFPDSFGRLHERGKEVPKATKLLTKLFPNKVTIHMPQDEALLTSWKQQLDRDVETLKMKGNLNHLRTVLGRCGLECEGLETLCIKDQTLTNESSDKVVGWALNHHLMQNPEADPETKVVLSAESIQYGLEILQALQNETKSLKSLKDVVTENEFEKRLLADVIPPSDIGVTFDDIGALENVKDTLKELVMLPLQRPELFCKGQLTKPCKGILLFGPPGTGKTMLAKAVATEAGANFINISMSSITSKWFGEGEKYVKAVFSLASKIAPSVVFVDEVDSMLGRRENPGEHEAMRKMKNEFMVNWDGLRTKEAERVLVLAATNRPFDLDEAVIRRLPRRLMVNLPDAPNRAKILKVILAKEDLSPTVDFDAIASMTDGYSGSDLKNLCVTAAHRPIKEILEKEKKEHAVAVAEGKPVPSLSGSADIRPLNMDDFKDAHERVCASVSSESVNMTELVQWNELYGEGGSRRKKALSYFM